Part of the Meiothermus sp. CFH 77666 genome is shown below.
GCGAAGCCATTGCCTGTATATCAGCAGCGCGAATTGCATCAGGAACGGCTGAGGTAAACCAGCCTAACCGCGTGCTGGTAGGGGCATCGGGTGATTTGCGGAGCCCACGGGCCCTTGCCTTTGATCGCCAGGGCAACTTGTGGATTGCCGGAGGACGAAACGCCTTTCAATTGGGCCTGTCGGCCTATCTGGTGCGAATCCCCAGGACTGGCCCCAACCTGGACTGCCCCAACACCCTTTCAAGTGCTGAAGAAACCGCTCCCATTGATGTGCGACTCAACCTCAATCTACCCAGCCATCCTGGTGGCCCCTTCTATCAACCCTCGGCGCTGGCGCTCTCGCCAGATGGTTCTGCGCTTTGGGTGGCCGACCTTGGAGGGGGAAGTGATTACTACAACACCGACTCGAGCTGTATTTCAAATGGCAGCATAGATATCAACACGGTGCGCGAAAGTGTGGTCAAGGTTCCGCTAATCGGAAGCAACCTCATGCCCAGCAGCAGCTACAACGCCATTCAAATAGCCCTGCGGATTACCATCGGAAACTATAATCGCGATCCGGTGCCTTCTGGGCAAACCCCCCCCGACCGCGGGTTGCAGCAAGCCGCTGGGCTGGCCTTCGACAGTCGGGGCAACCTCTGGATTGCTGCGAACAATAATATCGAGGTGGACCCCGATAATCCCTGCTACGCCTCTGCCGGTTTCGTAACTGGAACCCTGGAACAGAGAAACCAGTATTGCAGCGATCCTGCCGCAGCCCCCATAGATTGTCCAGGCCCCTTATCCAGACTTCTAACGGATCGAAGGGGTAAGGTCTACGTGGTTGATGCTGAAGACCTCAGGGATTCAACGGGGCTCAGTGTTGTAACACCTCGACTGACACTCAGCGGGCCTCCTCCTGGCGATTTGGTGGGAGGTGTTAGACCTGCCTATGGCTTCACCGGCCTGGCCCTCAACATTCCACCCCTCGCCCCCTAGCCGCCTGAGGCCAGACGGATGGGTTCGGGTAGGCTCTTCTTTTGAATGTCCGCGCAACGCGACTCAGGTCAGGTACACCGACAGCACCGCAAAATACATCCCCGCGCTGCCCAGCAACACAAACACGTGCCAGATCCCATGAAAACCCACCAGCCGGGGCAGCAGGTTGGGCCATTTAGCGGCATAGACTACGGCCCCCAGGCTGTAGGCCACCCCACCCGCAATCAGGAAGCCCAGCGCCCAGGGGTTCAGCGCCAGCTTGGGCAGCAAAAAGACCGAGAGCCAGCCCATGCCCAGGTAGGTTGCGGTGTAAAGCCAGCGGGGGGCTTTGAGCGTAACCAGCTTCAGGCCCACTCCCAAGGCCGCCAGCGCCCAGACCAGACCCAGGGCCCAGGGTCGCCAGCCGGGTTCCATAGCCTGCAACAGCACCGGGGTATAGGTTCCGGCGATGAATAGAAAAATGGCCGCGTGGTCGAGCTTGCGCAGCCATAACAGGGCCCGCTCCGAGACCCGCAGGGCGTGGTAGAGCGCCGAGGAGGTGTACATCAGGATCATGGTTAGGCCAAATACCAGCGCCCCCACGATTTTGGCGGCGTTGCCCTGGGTGAAAAAAAGCAAGGCCACCATGCCAACCAGGCCAAGCACTGCACCGGCGGCGTGGGAATAGGCATTAAACGGTTCACGAGCTGCGGCGAAGGAAGTGTGGAGAGATTTTTTCATATTTGGGGGTGGGGGTTGAAAACGCACAGCGATGCGGCGCCCCTCGAGTGCAGTGTAGCATCCCCACCATGAGATAGATTTTTTGTTCGGGGCTGTTCTGTGCCGTGGTGACGTCTTCGTCCGGTGTTCATCCAACCAGCACCGGTTTTGCTAACCTGAGCTCTGGATGACCCATCTACACTGGTTGGGGCTGGTGGCTGCACTCGTAGTGGCCGGTGGCGTGTTTTTTTGGGCTGAGTTGCAGCCTGTTCCTGACGAGGCCGCCCGGCGAATCAGGCTGCCCCCAGGGTTTGCCATCCAGATTTTTGCCGAAAACTTTGAGGGTGCCCCCCGCATGATGACGGTGGGGCCCGATGGGGATCTCTACCTGACCCTGATGTACGGGGGCCAGGTGGTGCGGCTGCCAGACCGCAACCGCGATGGCCGGGCCGATAAGGTGGAGGTGCTGGCAGAGAACCTCGAGCTGCCCCACGGCATTGAATGGCACCAGGGCTGGCTTTATGTGGCGGTTAGCAACGCGGTCATTCGCTTTCAACAAAGGGGAAGTGCATGGCAGCGCGAAACGGTCATTGCGGATCTTCCAGGGCCTTCCGGGCACTTCACCCGCACCCTGCACTTTGGGCCGGATGGCAAGCTCTTCGTCTCGGTGGGCTCAGAGACCAACTTTGGCCCCGAGCGCGACCCCCGTCGGGCGGCCATTTTGCGCTTCAACCCCGACGGCAGCGTTCCGCACGACAACCCCTTTGTGCGCGACCCCGACCCCCGCCGCCGGGCGGTCTGGGCCGAGGGCCTCAGGAACAGCGTAGACTTTACCTGGACGCCCCGAGGTTCGCTCTGGGCCACCCACAACGGCACCGATCACCTGGGCGACGAGCTGCCCCCCGAAGAGGTGATTGTGGCGGTGCAGCCGGGGGGTTTTCACGGCTGGCCCTACTGCTATACGCCGGGTATGGGCCTGAACCTTAAGGCCGAGCGCAGCGAGGTGCCCGACCCCCGCACCGAGGGCTTCGACTGCCGCAAGGCGGTTCCGGCGCTGTTTACGGCCCCGGCCCACTCGGCCCCGCTGGGCATGACCTGGGGTCAGAAGAGCCACTTTCCGCTCGAGTACCGCCAAAGCCTTTATATCGCCTATCACGGTTCGCTAGGGGTGCAAAACCCCCAGCACTACCGCGACTGCAAGATTGAGCGCTTCATCATTCAAAACGAACTGCCGGTGCGCTCCGAAGTGTTTGCCACCGGGTGGCGGACGCCAGGCCAGATGTGCCGCGATGCCTGGGGCCGCCCGGTGGGGCTGGTGATTGGCGCCGATGGCGCGATGTATGTCTCGGATGCCAAGGGGGGGCGGGTTTACCGGATCTGGTACCGGGACAAATGAAGTGGTGAAGAGCTGTTCCGGCGCCTTCGATAGCCAGGCGACGCTTGGGCTTAGCCCAGCTTCTGACTGACCAGTTCCTGCACTAGCTGCGGATTGGCCTGCCCCTGGGTCTCGCGCATCACCTGGCCCACAAAGAAGCCCAGCAGGCCGGTCTTGCCGGCGCGGTAGGCGGCCACCTTGTCGGGGTTTTCGGCCAGGATTCGGTCCACAATGGCCTCCAGAGCCGCCTTATCGCTGACCTGCCGCAGACCTTTTTGGCGAACAATCTCAACCGGATCTGAGCCGCTTTCCAGGGCTTCGGCCAGCACGTCCTTGGCGATGCGGGTGTTAATTTCGCCAGCCTCCAGGAGCTTCACCAAACCCGCCAGCCCGGCGGGCGTGACCCTGCTGCTGCCGGTGCGGATGGCGGGGGCCAGGTCGTTGACCACCCAGTTGGCCAGCGCGGCAAGGGGCGCGAACGATGCGGCTTGCAGCAGGAAGTCGGCCAGCCGGGGCTCGCGGGCCAGCACCAGCGCCTCGGTCTGGGGGATGCCCTGGGACAGGAGGCTTTGCAGCCTGGACTCTTGCTCGGGGGTGAGGTTAGCGGAGGGTGTTGGCGAGGCCGGGCTTTCGGGCTTTTTCGGTCTGGATGCTTTGGGGCTGCCTGCTGCGCGAGATTCTTCGGTCTGCCTGGTGGACTGGCCCCAGGTGTCCTTGAGGGTGACGATGCGGTTGAAGACCAGTGCACCGGGTTTGGAGTCTAGGGGGTCTTGCCAGAAGTAACCGTTGCGCTCGAGCTGGTAGCGGGTGTCCGGGGGGTCTTGCAGCACGCTCCTCTCGATGTAGCCCTGCACCACTTCCAGGCTTTGGGGGTTGACAAAGCGCAGGAAGTCGCGGTCTTCGGGGCTTTCTGCTTCGTCCTCGAGCTCTTTGGCTTCGGCCTCGGGGTGAGGTACGGTAAAAAGTCGGTCGTAGAGGCGAAACTCGGCGGGAAGGGCGTCCTGGGCGCTCAGCCAGTGAATGACCCCGGCGGCTTTACTCTCCTCGGGCAGTAAGGTACAGGTTAGCTCGGTAACGCGGCCCGTATCGTCGGTCTGGTAGTGGTCGCAACGGATCACCCCGGCCATCTTGAGCCGCACGGTTCCCCCCGGCGTCAGGCGTTTGAAGCCCCTGGGAGGGGTGATGGCAAAGTCGTCTTGCTCGATGTACAGCTCGGGGGTAAGGGTCACGTTGCGGACGGCCTCGGTAGGCTGCACCCTGCGGCCGTTGGGCAGGGGCACCAGGCCATCGGGTGACTCCTGAATGACGTCGGGGGGCCAGTAGGGGAGGGCAATGGTTCGGGGCTCGGTCAGGTTGGTAAGTACTACCTTGAGGGGCCGCAATACCGCCATCACACGGGGGGCGGTGGTGTTCAGGTCGTCGCGGATGGCCCCCTCGAGCAGGGCAATATCCACGGTGCGGTTGGTGCGCGAGATGCCGACCTGCCCGGCGAACCGCCGGATGGCCTCGGGCCGCACCCCCCGGCGACGCTGACCGGCCAGGGTGGGCATCCGGGGGTCGTCCCAGCCGCGCACGTAACCCCCCTCGACCAGCTTCTTCAGCTTTCGCTTGGAGACCACGGTGTACTCCAGGCTCCGGCGGCCAAACTCGTATTGGCGGGGGCGGGGGGTTTGGTGGAGGGGCGGCTCGCCCCAGAGGTGATCCATCAGCCAGTCGTAAATGGCCCGGTTGTCCACAAACTCGAGGCTGCACAGGCTATGGGTTACGCCGTCCAGCGCATCGGTGGTGGCCTGGGCGAAGTCGTAGGAGGGGTAGATGCACCACGCCTTGCCGGTGCGGTAGTGCGCGGCGTGCACAATCCGGTAGAGCACCGGGTCGCGCAGTTTCATGTTGGGGCTGGCAAGGTCTATCTTGGCCCGGAGCACGTGCTCGCCGTTTTGAAACTCCCCCGCCCGCATCCGGCGGAAAAGGTTCAGGTTTTCCTCCACGCTCCTATCCCGGTAGGGGCTGGGGGTGCCGGGCCTGTCTACCGTACCGCGCAGGTGGGCCATCTCTTCCGGCGAGACGCTGTCCACATAGGCCAGCCCCTTTTGGATCAGCTTTTCGGCCATCTGGTAAAGGGCTTCGAAGTAGTTGGAGGCATAACTTACCTCAGGCCCCCAGTCCCAGCCCAGCCATCGCATGTCGGCAATCAGGGCTTCGGCATACTCGGCCCGCTCGGCCTCGGGGTTGGTGTCGTCCATGCGCAGGCGGCATTCCCCCCCGTAGTCGTGTGCGATGCCAAAGTCAATGTAGCTGGCAATGGCGTGGCCCAGGTGGGCATAGCCGTTGGGCTCGGGGGGGAAGCGGGTGACAATCTTTGAGTAACGGCCTGCCTTCAGGTCTTCATCAATAATCTCGGTGATGAAGTTGGGACTCACAAGACGGGGTTTGGTCGTAAGAGCGCTCATGCCAACATGCCAAGGATACACCGCATAGTACAGACGACCCAAGATGAGGTTGCAATCTGAGTTATGGGCGGCCTTTGTCCGGCAAACTGCGTTTGTTCCCTGTGCCTAGAAAAATGGTTTAGGGCTGATTGCTGGCTGGCACAAAACGCTGAATACCCTTTCCCCGATTGAAAATGACAAACTGATTGGTTTTGACTTCCTGCCAATCCTCCCACTGACCATCTGGCCAGAGCACCCGCAGGCGTACCTGCTCTGCGCCGGCTAGGCCAAAGTGGATCCAACCCAGCCCTCCGCTCAGGTGCCCACCACCTACAGTCAGCTCGCGTCGCAGAACACGACTGGCAAGCTGTACTTCCAGCCAGGCTCCGATAGCATCGGGGTTGGGGCCTGGTTGTTGAAGCCGTACTTGTAACCAGTTGCCCAGTGCTTTGGCAGTGGGCGGGGTTGTGGAGCCAAGGCTGGCTCCCCCAATGTTGCGCCATATCTGGGCTCGGTCGAGCCGGTTGACCACCACGATATCCAGCAGCCCATCCGCATTGAAATCCATGACCTGAGCTCCGCGACCTCGCAGGAAACTGGCGACCCCAGCTTTGTCGCCGACTTCCACAAATGCGCCATCGGGCTTGCCCAAGAGCAGGTTATTGGGGTCGCGGGCGGCGGCATCCCGCATGAAACCCACATTCCCCTTAGACACGAACAAATCAATGAGGCCATCGTTGTTAATGTCCTCGAACTGCGCGTGCCAGGCTGTGGACATGTGCACATCTCCACCCGTGTAGGGGCGATGGGCGGTGACATTCCGCCGAAAGGCAATATCGGTATAACTGGGTTTGAGAGGTGTTTCCAGCATTTGCAGCTTGTTGTCGCCCATGCTGGTCAGGTAGTAGACCGGATAGCCGGAGCCAGTGAGGTCGTAGCTGGCAATACCCATTCCCCAGATTTGCAGGCGTTTCCAACCATCGGCTTCGCTATACAGTCGGGGGGCTTGCCCAGGGCTTATTTGCCAGAGCTGTTCCTGGCCTCTGCCTTGGTAATACTCGCGGTCGTTGGAAACCCTCAGTGAAGGGGTTCCTGAGCGGTTCCAGTCGGAGAACAGCATCGAAAGCGCACAAAAGCTGGGCTCGAGTGCCAGGGGAGCAGCAAACCCCCTGCCCCCCGGAGCAGGGCGGTAGAGGGCATTCCCCCGGCAGCTTCCCCAGGGAAACTGGGTGCTGCGATTGATATAGGCTCCGGTAGCTAGGGTGGGCCAGCTCTGGCCTTTTTCCCAGGTTGCGGCGAAGGCGGTGGTCCAGGTGTTGCCTCCCTGGAACCCCCACAAACGGTTGGCATTCTCAAAGCGACAATTGCCCAGCCCACGCAACAGGATATCCTCACCAGCCCTGAGCAGCGCGAGGTCGGTTTTGCCGTCGCTGTCAATGTCCAGGGGGTAGGCCCCCATTACTTGCTCGAGTTCGACCCCGGCAGTTTGTTCCCGGAAGCGCAGAACCCCGCCTGCAGCACTTTGATTGAGGTAGAATTTGGCCCGGTTGGCGCCGCCGGAGAGCACCAGTTCGGGCAGGCCATCGTTATTGCAGTCAAAAGCTGCCACCCCCCCACCCACCACAAAGTCGCCATCAAAGCGACTCTCGAGGCCCGAGGTCTGGGTCTCCTCCACGAAATTGGGTATAGCCACCTGGGCTATGGCGGAGCAAGGAAGAAATAACCCAAGGATACCAGGCAATATCCTCTTTGTGCTCACCCAGTAATGATATCCCAATATAGAGGGGCTACAAACTGAGATGTTTTTCAATCAAAACGCAATTTCAGCTAAATGGAGTGCTCTTCACAAAAATCGAGCCATCCGGGACTAAGAATCTTTTGTGTTGGACAGAACCGTGGCCGCCTGGAAACTCGAAACCCAAGCACCCGTGGGCCGGGCCGGCCCACGCCCGGGTACGTAACTAGTGTCTGGGCCAGACGCAACGCAGACAAGCGCGCTCACCGTGGTGAGGCACGTTTGCTTGTCCCTTCTCGTTTTCGTGGGCGGCCACGTCTGTGGAGAGCGCAATAAAGCGGCATCGAACGCGCCTTTTTTCTTGCTGGAAGTGGCGGCTAAATGACCACCGCGTAACCTCCTTGCAAATTCGGCAGCGAGAAGCGCTAGACTAAGTTATGGGCCTATTGAGAAAACCACAGGCTCCGAAGGTATTCAGTTACTGGATGGTAGCTTTGTTGCTGATCGGCTCGAGTCCGGGGTGGGCCCAGTTTGTTCAATCCAGGGCCTGGATAGCAACTGCCACGCCTACAATAGAGCGCTCTTTGGCGCAGTTGCAGACCGACCCCAGGCAGCCTGCCAGTAACCTGAGCTGGGACACCCTGAGCGAACTCCAACGACTGGAATTGCTTGGTATCCAGACCCAGATGTTCTCGCCTCCCCGCACGGCACGGGCCCTGGCCCTGCTCACAGTAGCGATGAACGATAGCCTGTATCTGTTGCGTAACCACCCCGAAGCCGAGCCCAATGTTGTAACAGCCTTCGCGGCGCAGGAGGTCATGCTCTACCTGCACCCCACTTTTCCCAACCTGAAAGATGCTCTTCGCCAGACCGTGGCTGCAATTTATGCCAGGGCCTCGAGTGCTGGATTTGCAGAGAAAAATCTGCAGCTTTCTCGAGAAATTGGGCGACAAGTCGGGCTTCAGATCGTGGCCTGGGGCCGTCGGGATGGCGCAGCTCGCCAGATTATTCCCACCTACCCGGCCCCAGCGCCCGGCGTCTGGGTTTTGCCCCTGGGTCGCCCGGCCGTCGAGCCGGGTTGGGGCAGCGTGACCCCTATTGGCGTGAGGCTTGAAGCGCTAGCCCGCTCAAGTCCGCCTCCGGATTGGAACTCCCCCGAATATGAACGGGAACGCACTTTATTTTGGGCCGAGCAGCAAAAACTGAACGACTATGGACGACAGATTGCCGATAGGTGGGCAGGGGATCCTGGTACGGTTACGCCCGCAGGGCTCTGGCAGGAGGCCGCAGTCGAAATTTTACAAAAGCGGCAATCCCAGGCCGCAGATGCAGTTGCGATATTAGCAGCCCTTAATGTGGCCATGCACAACTCCTTCATAGCATGCTGGCGTGACAAATACATATACTACACGGCCCGACCCGATCAGTGGGTAGCTACCTTTGACAAACGCTGGCGGCCGTATCTGCGCACACCCCGTTTCCCCGCCTATCCTTCGGGCCACTCGACGGTGAGTGGCGCGGCTGCTACCATCCTGACCGCTTTTTTCCCCAGCGAAGCCAAAACCTGGAACGAAATGGCCAAAGAGGCCTCCTATTCGCGCATCATTGCGGGCATCCACTGGTTTATTGATGGTAGTGGCGGATTGGATCTGGGGGAGCGCGTGGCCAGGCAAGTCCTGGAAGTACTCCAGAAGCCGTAAAAAGGCTTTGAGCTGGTTAGCAACAAGGTTGTCTGAAGCCTTGTTTGTGCCGCCTCTTCACTCGGTCGCCGGGTAGCTACAAATCTTGGTGAGGAGTGCTCTGGTCGGCAGCACAGAGGCGTATCATAGCCGCACTGTCCTCGACTTCAAAGGGCGGAAAATTGTGCAAAACGCGGTAAGCTATAGCAAACAACGTGCTTACCTTACAGGTAGAAGAGGCACTATGAACCGACCCATTCACGTTGCGCTGATCGGCTATGGTTTTGCTGGACGGGTGTTTCATGCACCGATAATTCAGAACGTTCCGGGTTTGCGTTTGGTAACGGTTGCCAGCAGCAAGCCCGAAAAGGTCAAATCGGACTGGCCCGACCTCTGGGTGAGTGAGTCCATCGAGGAAGTAATTAACCACTCTGAGCTTGATCTGGTGGTGATTGCTACGCCCAACGCTACCCACTTCGACCTGGCCCGGCGGGCCCTGCAAGCCGGAAAGCATGTGGTAGTGGACAAACCCTTTACCATTCTTGCAAGCGAGGCCAGAGCGCTGGCGAGCCTGGCTGCCGAGCGGGGCAAAGTGCTTTCGGTTTACCAGAACCGTCGCTGGGACGGCGATTTTTTGACCTTGCGCAAGCTGGTGTTGCAGGGTGTGCTGGGGGAGGTGGTCTACCTCGAGTCCCACTTCGACCGCTACCGCCCCGAGGTGCAGAACCGCTGGCGCGACCAGGCCGGGCCGGGCAGTGGCCTCTGGTACGACCTGGGGCCGCATCTGGCCGACCAGGCGCTCGAGCTTTTCGGCATGCCCCAGGCAGTGTATGCCGATATTGCCCAGCAACGCTACCAGGCCCAGGCCCCGGACTACTTTCACGTGCTGCTGCGCTACCCCAGGCTGCGGGTGGTGCTGCACGCCAGCGCCCTGGTGCCGGGGGGAAGCCCGCGGTTTGTGGTGCATGGAACGGAGGCCAGTTTTGCGTCCAGGGGGCTCGATGGCCAGGAAGCGCTGCTCAAACAAGGCCTCCGTCCGGGGCAGGAAGGCTGGAGTCCTGCGCTCTCGGAAGGCTGGCTCTACCGGCCCGATCAGGCGGCGGAGCCCGTGCCCATGGAGCCTGGGGACTATCGGCGCTTTTACGAGGGGGTGCGCGATGCCATCCGGCAAGAGGGGCCCAACCCGGTGCCCCCGGAGCAGGCAGTGCGGCTAATGGAGGTGCTCGAGGCCGCTATAGAAAGCGCTAACGAACATCGGGAGATACCCCTGGGGGTGAACGGATGAACCTTGAACAAGACCTGGCCGGAATTTCTGAACAGGAGGCCCGCTTGCGGTTTGAGCGGTTTGACGCCCAGACCGCCTGGGAGCTGGGGCAAAAACTCAAACAGGCTGCCGAGGCCTTGCACCGTGCAATCGCGATTGACATCAGTTTTTTTGGTCAAACCCTGTTCTTTTACGCCATGAGCGGCACCAGCCCCGATAATGCCGAGTGGGCCAGGCGGAAGCGCAACGTGGTACAGCGCTTTCACCGCAGCTCCTACGCGGTGGGCCTGATGCTCAAGCAGAAGCAGAATAGCCTCGAGGAGCGCGGTCTGGATGCCCGCGATTACGCTGCCCACGGGGGGAGTTTCCCCATCTTCGTTCAGGGTGTGGGCTGTATTGGGGCTATCACGGTCTCGGGCCTGCCACAGCGCGAAGACCATGAGCTGGTGGTGGAGGTGCTGGCCGACTACCTGGAGGTACCCTACGAGGAGCTGGCCCTCGACCCATGAGCGGGATGGGTTCCACCTGCTTCGGCAGGGAGATGCTCTGGCACTGGCCGCTCGACCCGGCCATCACCTACCTCAATCACGGTACGGTGGGCGCTACCCCCAAAAAAGTGCTGGCCGTACAGCAAGCCCTGCGAGAGGAGATGGAGCGGCAGCCCGCCCGTTTTTTGCTCCGGGAGTTGTCGGCCCTGTCCGGTGCGTCGGATCGCCCGGTGCCCCGGCTGCGCGAAGCCGCCGAGGCGGTGGCCCGGTTTGTGGGCGCTCAAGGCCAGGATCTGGTGTTTGTGGACAACGCTACCACCGGGGTCAACGCGGTGTTGCAATCCCTGGATTTGCGGCCAGGGGACGAAATTCTGATTACCAACCTGGCCTACGGCGCGGTGGTGAATGCCGCCCGCTTTGTGGCCGAGCGGGCCGGGGCTCGCCTGGTTACGGTAGCGCTCCCTTTCCCGCTCCCAGACAAGGCGCCACTTGTCTCGGCGGTGGCCGAGGCCCTGACCCCCCGCACGCGACTGGCCATCCTCGACCACATCACCTCCGAGACCGCGCTGGTGCTACCCCTGGCCGAGATGGCGGCCTGCTGCCGGGCTGCGGGGGTGCCGGTGCTGGCCGATGGGGCCCACGCGCCAGGGGCCATTCCGCTGGACATTCCCAGCCTGGGGGTGGACTACTACACCGGCAACCTGCACAAGTGGGCGCTGGCCCCCAAAGGATGTGGCATTTTGTGGGCGGCCCCGGAGCGTCAGCCAGACCTGCACCCGCCGGTAATTTCCTGGGGCCTGGGGCAGGGCTTTACCCAGGCGTTCGACTGGGTGGGCACCAAAGACCCCACGCCCTATCTGTCTGCCCCGGCGGCCCTGGATCTGCTTCGGGAATGGGGCTGGGAGGCTATGCGCGGCTACAATCACCGCCTGGCCTGGGATGCGGCCTTGATGCTCACCAGCCGATGGGGGTTTGACCTACCTGCGCCCGAGGCGATGGTCGGGTGCATGGTTACCCTGCCCCTGCCGGGGTCTTTGGGGAAAACCCCTGAGGAGGCGGCCCGCTTGCAGTACGCTCTCCTGTACGAGCACCGGCTCGAGGCCCCCATCCTGTGCCGGGATGAGCGCCTGTGGGTGCGGATCTCGGCGCAAATTTACAACGAACTCGAGGATGTAGAGCGCCTGGTTCGTGCCGTCGAGAGCTATCGCTAACTGGAAACGCCCGCAATGAGTCCTGCGGGCGTTTGGCTGGCGGAGTGGGAGGGATTCGAACCCTCGATACAGGAAACCCGTATACACGCTCTCCAGGCGTGCCCCTTCAACCACTCGGGCACCACTCCAGGGCAAACTGTACCTGCCTTGGCAGGCAACGTTGAGTGTACAGGGCGCTTCTGGGGGCGTCAAGCTGGGTAGGGTTATACTTTGGGGGTGCGTTTGCTTGCCGTCTTTCCCCACCCCGACGACGAAATAGGCGTTTCCGGCACCCTGGCCAAGCATGTTTTGCGGGGCGATGCGGCCCGGATTCTCTGGCTCACACGGGGCGAGCTGGCCAGTCAGTTTGGCGATATGCCCCCCGAAGAGGTGGCCCGTATCCGCGAAGGGCACGGCCATGCGGTGGCTGAAATGATTGGCGCAGAGGCTCAGTTTCTCGACTTTCCCGACTCGAGCCTGACCGGGGGCCGCGAAGAGGCCCTGGCCATAGCGCGGGTGGTGGCGAGCTGGAAGCCCGATGTGGTGGTGACCTGGAACCCCCACGATGTGCACCCCGACCACCGGGCCGCCTACTGGGCTACCCTCTCGGCGCTCAAGTTCTGTCGCATTCCCAAGCTGGTGGGCGAACCGCACCGCAACCCTGTGCGCCTGCTGCACTATTACCGCAGCGATATTCCAAGGCCTGCGTTGTATGTGGATGTGGGTGAAGAGGGTCAGGCGGTGGCCGACCGGGTGTTTGGCTTTTACCGCGATTTTTATCAGTGGGAGTATACCCTGGAGGCTTTCAGGGCGAATCGCTCGAGGCTGGGGGCCGAGGTTGGAGTAAAGTTTGCGGAGCGTTTTCAGGCAGAGGCTCCGCTGGCCCATCCTTATCTGGGTTGAGCTCTCCGACCTCGAAACTGCCGCGTGGGCTGGTGAAGGTGTAGGCGGCAAAAGCGGCGATGAGGGTCAGCGGCAGCAGACTGTAGCCCCCAATTTCGCCCGCCAGTACCACGGCGGCAAAGGGTGCGCGGGCAATCCCTGCTAACAGCGAGGCCATGCCCACCAGGGCGGCGGTTTCCGGAGAGGGTGCGATAGAAGGGAAAACCTGGGCCAGCAGTTGGGCCAGAATGAGCCCGCTGAGGCCACCCAGGGTGAGGGCCGGGGTGAGCTGCCCCCCGTAGGCTCGCACACCACCGCCCAGAATCAGCAAGGCGAGCTGTAACAGGAAGAGCATCCCCAGGAAAGGCAGCGTCAGGATGGGCGACGTGCCAAGCTGAACCCAGGACAGTCCGCTCCCAATGGCCTCGGGCATCGAGAGCAAGACCCCCGCCAGCACCAGCCCGAAGAGGGCGTGGCGTACTCCAAAGGTAAGGCGGCGCAAAACGCGTTGCAG
Proteins encoded:
- a CDS encoding aminotransferase class V-fold PLP-dependent enzyme, whose translation is MSGMGSTCFGREMLWHWPLDPAITYLNHGTVGATPKKVLAVQQALREEMERQPARFLLRELSALSGASDRPVPRLREAAEAVARFVGAQGQDLVFVDNATTGVNAVLQSLDLRPGDEILITNLAYGAVVNAARFVAERAGARLVTVALPFPLPDKAPLVSAVAEALTPRTRLAILDHITSETALVLPLAEMAACCRAAGVPVLADGAHAPGAIPLDIPSLGVDYYTGNLHKWALAPKGCGILWAAPERQPDLHPPVISWGLGQGFTQAFDWVGTKDPTPYLSAPAALDLLREWGWEAMRGYNHRLAWDAALMLTSRWGFDLPAPEAMVGCMVTLPLPGSLGKTPEEAARLQYALLYEHRLEAPILCRDERLWVRISAQIYNELEDVERLVRAVESYR
- a CDS encoding PIG-L family deacetylase, with amino-acid sequence MRLLAVFPHPDDEIGVSGTLAKHVLRGDAARILWLTRGELASQFGDMPPEEVARIREGHGHAVAEMIGAEAQFLDFPDSSLTGGREEALAIARVVASWKPDVVVTWNPHDVHPDHRAAYWATLSALKFCRIPKLVGEPHRNPVRLLHYYRSDIPRPALYVDVGEEGQAVADRVFGFYRDFYQWEYTLEAFRANRSRLGAEVGVKFAERFQAEAPLAHPYLG
- a CDS encoding heme-degrading domain-containing protein, yielding MNLEQDLAGISEQEARLRFERFDAQTAWELGQKLKQAAEALHRAIAIDISFFGQTLFFYAMSGTSPDNAEWARRKRNVVQRFHRSSYAVGLMLKQKQNSLEERGLDARDYAAHGGSFPIFVQGVGCIGAITVSGLPQREDHELVVEVLADYLEVPYEELALDP
- a CDS encoding oxidoreductase, yielding MNRPIHVALIGYGFAGRVFHAPIIQNVPGLRLVTVASSKPEKVKSDWPDLWVSESIEEVINHSELDLVVIATPNATHFDLARRALQAGKHVVVDKPFTILASEARALASLAAERGKVLSVYQNRRWDGDFLTLRKLVLQGVLGEVVYLESHFDRYRPEVQNRWRDQAGPGSGLWYDLGPHLADQALELFGMPQAVYADIAQQRYQAQAPDYFHVLLRYPRLRVVLHASALVPGGSPRFVVHGTEASFASRGLDGQEALLKQGLRPGQEGWSPALSEGWLYRPDQAAEPVPMEPGDYRRFYEGVRDAIRQEGPNPVPPEQAVRLMEVLEAAIESANEHREIPLGVNG